A single window of Drosophila suzukii chromosome 3, CBGP_Dsuzu_IsoJpt1.0, whole genome shotgun sequence DNA harbors:
- the Vps11 gene encoding vacuolar protein sorting-associated protein 11 homolog isoform X1 → MEKSVSEWKNVDLFYTIALPFVKCPTTAEILCYCFNESKTTTEEIQIRLVICEQNGNILVYLSNWECITFKCQARPDTITLCSITSNNWLATATPISNCGIHIDIYDLRKLTKKQGAPIIASAYFQVTTIGFENGDILLHSGKVTRNFSASIRKHTVSGYAINGIHFDINNLDSDPPTQIMFVTCIQGVYCFVLKEKSCIDQAFILDNDKSNHCSTMRKAGDGVEESMLVVGRADAIYCYTREGRGPCFAIEGTKKCLAWVGHHLIVATRKSCLKQNMSILIVDTENKIIVFQKQLQELFYIISENNFCFIINNAHVVNTCNVLMLEQLNMSKKIRRLIEQNMYNIALRLLHREGYSNTPEAAFVRFQYGNHLLLKGEISRAVEEFIKTIGFVKPYSVISKLLHSRYNNYLIDYLSEWKKINGTISNHTKLIECCINREQVKHKIEQLSHGVEPLSLTSKPEKRNLSNLSKIYFEWKLQNQSRVGEHLLHRFLEYGPESLLVDPTTYLENIKTEHLNTPENVLLFFSILPQQNDYCAKMLAEIIEKFPSCNKKLNLYLLVLYLVLWRGKKVTKNIILEFLRKECLPLDKVLIICRLYSFFIGIQETTNNQKNETLHHELVNKCIQTLIENNPEAALNFNLSKITFLMMLKSFCSSDKIKALQIKSVLRERIIGDIVDSANETKLIKDFNDKITRSSSMLSLYTNNPIEFRNDSCDTCRETLNTQSIYFLCQHSFHKECLNYNSTKRVCAVCKTKSNLGKIKSVININSEPLNIINVIAKVVAIGIKKQGSESIIQKSVKTIAERNYPKGRQGKSESATFNNLFD, encoded by the exons atggaaaagaGTGTATCGGAATGGAAAAACGTTGATCTCTTCTATACAATCGCCCTACCATTTGTAAAATGTCCGACCACTGCAGAAATATTGTGCTACTGCTTTAACGAATCAAAAACTACCACAGAGGAAATCCAAATAAGATTAGTAATATGCGAACAAAACGGAAATATTCTTGTATACCTTTCGAATTGGGAATGTATTACCTTTAAATGTCAAGCAAGACCGGATACTATCACTCTTTGCTCCATTACATCAAATAACTGGCTTGCAACTGCGACACCAATATCCAATTGTGGTATTCACATTGATATATACGATTTAAGAAAACTAACCAAAAAACAAGGAGCTCCAATAATTGCGTCCGCATATTTTCAAGTCACAA CCATAGGATTTGAGAATGGTGATATTCTCTTGCATTCTGGAAAAGTTACGCGAAATTTTTCTGCAAGTATTCGCAAGCATACTGTAAGTGGATACGCAATAAATGGAATACATTTTGACATTAATAACCTTGATTCAGATCCCCCAACTCAAATTATGTTTGTAACATGTATTCAAGGAGTGTATTGTTTCGTGTTGAAAGAAAAAAGTTGTATAGATCAAGCATTTATTCTCGATAATGATAAAAGTAATCACTGCAGTACGATGCGCAAAGCTGGAGACGGTGTTGAAGAGTCGATGTTGGTAGTGGGACGGGCAGATGCTATATATTGCTATACCCGTGAAGGAAGAGGTCCTTGTTTTGCTATCGAAGGCACAAAGAAATGTCTTGCTTGGGTAGGTCATCACCTAATCGTCGCCACGAGAAAATCGTGTTTAAAGCAAAACATGTCGATTCTAATTGTAGAtacagaaaacaaaattatagtTTTTCAAAAGCAACTACAAGAATTGTTCTACATAATCAGcgaaaataatttttgctttATTATAAACAATGCTCATGTCGTAAATACTTGCAACGTATTAATGTTAGAGCAGCTCAATATGAGTAAAAAAATACGTCGGTTAATTGAACAGAATATGTACAACATAGCATTAAGGTTGTTACATCGAGAAGGCTATTCTAACACACCGGAAGCTGCTTTCGTAAGGTTTCAATACGGAAATCATTTATTACTAAAAGGCGAAATAAGTAGAGCTGTTGAAgaatttattaaaacaattgGTTTTGTTAAACCCTATTCTGTAATTTCAAAACTTTTACATTCTAGATACAATAATTATCTAATAGACTACTTATCTGAATGGAAAAAAATTAACGGGACTATAAGCAACCACACAAAACTAATTGAATGTTGCATTAATCGTGAGCAAGTTAAGCATAAAATAGAGCAGCTATCTCATGGAGTTGAACCCTTGAGTTTAACAAGCAAGCCGGAAAAAAGAAATCTTTCaaatttatcaaaaatatattttgaatgGAAACTTCAAAATCAGAGCAGAGTTGGAGAACATTTATTGCATCGATTTTTGGAATATGGACCAGAATCTCTATTAGTAGATCCTACTACTTATTTAgaaaacataaaaacggaacATTTAAATACACCCGAAAAtgttcttttatttttttccattttgcCACAACAAAACGATTACTGTGCCAAAATGTTAGCTGAAATCATTGAAAAATTTCCCAGTTgtaacaaaaaattaaatttgtactTACTTGTTCTCTATCTTGTTTTATGGCGAGGAAAGAAAGTtactaaaaatattattttagagTTTTTAAGAAAAGAATGCTTGCCTTTGGAcaaagttttaattatttgtagGCTGTATTCGTTTTTTATTGGGATACAAGAAACGACTAATAACCAAAAGAACGAAACATTGCATCATGAATTAGTTAATAAATGTATACAAACACTAATTGAAAATAATCCGGAAGCggctttaaattttaatttaagtaaaataacatttcttaTGATGCTTAAAAGTTTTTGCTCTAGTGATAAAATAAAAGCATTGCAGATAAAATCTGTCCTAAGGGAAAGAATAATTGGCGATATAGTTGATTCAGCTAATGAAACCAAGTtaattaaagattttaatgATAAGATAACAAGATCTAGTTCGATGCTGTCTCTCTATACGAACAATCCAATAGAATTTCGTAATGATTCATGTGACACTTGTCGTGAAACCTTGAATACGCAGTCCATTTACTTTCTTTGTCAACATTCCTTTCATAAAGAATGCCTTAATTATAACTCAACCAAACGGGTGTGTGCTGTTTGCAAAACAAAAAGCAATTTGGGGAAAATAAAAAgtgtaataaatattaattctGAACccttaaatattattaatgtgATTGCAAAAGTAGTAGCTATAGGAATTAAAAAGCAAGGAAGTGAAAGTATAATTCAAAAATCTGTTAAAACCATAGCGGAAAGGAATTACCCAAAAGGACGTCAAGGCAAAAGCGAATCCGCTACATTTAATAATCTTTTCGATTAA
- the Vps11 gene encoding vacuolar protein sorting-associated protein 11 homolog isoform X2 gives MFVTCIQGVYCFVLKEKSCIDQAFILDNDKSNHCSTMRKAGDGVEESMLVVGRADAIYCYTREGRGPCFAIEGTKKCLAWVGHHLIVATRKSCLKQNMSILIVDTENKIIVFQKQLQELFYIISENNFCFIINNAHVVNTCNVLMLEQLNMSKKIRRLIEQNMYNIALRLLHREGYSNTPEAAFVRFQYGNHLLLKGEISRAVEEFIKTIGFVKPYSVISKLLHSRYNNYLIDYLSEWKKINGTISNHTKLIECCINREQVKHKIEQLSHGVEPLSLTSKPEKRNLSNLSKIYFEWKLQNQSRVGEHLLHRFLEYGPESLLVDPTTYLENIKTEHLNTPENVLLFFSILPQQNDYCAKMLAEIIEKFPSCNKKLNLYLLVLYLVLWRGKKVTKNIILEFLRKECLPLDKVLIICRLYSFFIGIQETTNNQKNETLHHELVNKCIQTLIENNPEAALNFNLSKITFLMMLKSFCSSDKIKALQIKSVLRERIIGDIVDSANETKLIKDFNDKITRSSSMLSLYTNNPIEFRNDSCDTCRETLNTQSIYFLCQHSFHKECLNYNSTKRVCAVCKTKSNLGKIKSVININSEPLNIINVIAKVVAIGIKKQGSESIIQKSVKTIAERNYPKGRQGKSESATFNNLFD, from the coding sequence ATGTTTGTAACATGTATTCAAGGAGTGTATTGTTTCGTGTTGAAAGAAAAAAGTTGTATAGATCAAGCATTTATTCTCGATAATGATAAAAGTAATCACTGCAGTACGATGCGCAAAGCTGGAGACGGTGTTGAAGAGTCGATGTTGGTAGTGGGACGGGCAGATGCTATATATTGCTATACCCGTGAAGGAAGAGGTCCTTGTTTTGCTATCGAAGGCACAAAGAAATGTCTTGCTTGGGTAGGTCATCACCTAATCGTCGCCACGAGAAAATCGTGTTTAAAGCAAAACATGTCGATTCTAATTGTAGAtacagaaaacaaaattatagtTTTTCAAAAGCAACTACAAGAATTGTTCTACATAATCAGcgaaaataatttttgctttATTATAAACAATGCTCATGTCGTAAATACTTGCAACGTATTAATGTTAGAGCAGCTCAATATGAGTAAAAAAATACGTCGGTTAATTGAACAGAATATGTACAACATAGCATTAAGGTTGTTACATCGAGAAGGCTATTCTAACACACCGGAAGCTGCTTTCGTAAGGTTTCAATACGGAAATCATTTATTACTAAAAGGCGAAATAAGTAGAGCTGTTGAAgaatttattaaaacaattgGTTTTGTTAAACCCTATTCTGTAATTTCAAAACTTTTACATTCTAGATACAATAATTATCTAATAGACTACTTATCTGAATGGAAAAAAATTAACGGGACTATAAGCAACCACACAAAACTAATTGAATGTTGCATTAATCGTGAGCAAGTTAAGCATAAAATAGAGCAGCTATCTCATGGAGTTGAACCCTTGAGTTTAACAAGCAAGCCGGAAAAAAGAAATCTTTCaaatttatcaaaaatatattttgaatgGAAACTTCAAAATCAGAGCAGAGTTGGAGAACATTTATTGCATCGATTTTTGGAATATGGACCAGAATCTCTATTAGTAGATCCTACTACTTATTTAgaaaacataaaaacggaacATTTAAATACACCCGAAAAtgttcttttatttttttccattttgcCACAACAAAACGATTACTGTGCCAAAATGTTAGCTGAAATCATTGAAAAATTTCCCAGTTgtaacaaaaaattaaatttgtactTACTTGTTCTCTATCTTGTTTTATGGCGAGGAAAGAAAGTtactaaaaatattattttagagTTTTTAAGAAAAGAATGCTTGCCTTTGGAcaaagttttaattatttgtagGCTGTATTCGTTTTTTATTGGGATACAAGAAACGACTAATAACCAAAAGAACGAAACATTGCATCATGAATTAGTTAATAAATGTATACAAACACTAATTGAAAATAATCCGGAAGCggctttaaattttaatttaagtaaaataacatttcttaTGATGCTTAAAAGTTTTTGCTCTAGTGATAAAATAAAAGCATTGCAGATAAAATCTGTCCTAAGGGAAAGAATAATTGGCGATATAGTTGATTCAGCTAATGAAACCAAGTtaattaaagattttaatgATAAGATAACAAGATCTAGTTCGATGCTGTCTCTCTATACGAACAATCCAATAGAATTTCGTAATGATTCATGTGACACTTGTCGTGAAACCTTGAATACGCAGTCCATTTACTTTCTTTGTCAACATTCCTTTCATAAAGAATGCCTTAATTATAACTCAACCAAACGGGTGTGTGCTGTTTGCAAAACAAAAAGCAATTTGGGGAAAATAAAAAgtgtaataaatattaattctGAACccttaaatattattaatgtgATTGCAAAAGTAGTAGCTATAGGAATTAAAAAGCAAGGAAGTGAAAGTATAATTCAAAAATCTGTTAAAACCATAGCGGAAAGGAATTACCCAAAAGGACGTCAAGGCAAAAGCGAATCCGCTACATTTAATAATCTTTTCGATTAA